The sequence ATCGTTTTGATGGTAACTGGAATCACGCTATTGCGGCGTATAACAGTGGCGGTGGCCGTGTGAGCAGTGCTATTCGTAAAAACCGTCGCCTGAATAAACCAACGGATTTTTTCTCCCTTGAACTGCCGCAAGAAACCAGCGCCTATGTGCCAAAACTAATGGCGATTGCAGATATTGTGGCTCACCAAGAAAAGTATGGCGTTGAAATCCCAGCCATTGAAAATAAACCTGTGCTGGTACAAGTCGATCCTAAAGAGCAGTTAGATCTTGGCATTGCTGCTCAATACGCAGATATAAGCGTTAAAGAACTGCAAAGCTATAACCCGGCTTATAACCAGTGGGCAACCGCGCCAGATGGGCCGCATCAGCTATTGATTCCGATTGAGAAAAAAGATCAGTTTTTAGCGCAAGTAGAAAAAAATCGCGGTAAAGGCATCAAGCTAATTCGCTACAAAGTACAAGCCGGTGACAGCCTTGGCCTGATTGCGCAGAAACATAAAACCACGGTCAAAGTGATTCAAACTGCTAATGGCATGTCTAACTCAAATATTCGCGCTGGGCACTACCTGTTGATCCCAACATCAACACAATCGAACAGTGCTTACATACTCAGCGCGGAAAATCGACTGAAGCAGACTCAATCTCGCAGCCGAGGGGATTACAAAGTCTCGCATACCGTGAAATCAGGCGAAAGCTTTTGGACTATTGCCAAACAGCATAATGTCTCAGTGCAATCTTTAGCGAAATGGAACGGCATGGCGCCTAAAGATACTCTGCACGTAGGTCAAAAGTTAGTGGTGTGGAAGAAAGGCTCTGCTGGCGCGGTAATGCGCACCGTTTACTACAATGTGCGCAGTGGAGATAGCATCAGCAGTATTGCGCATCGCTTTAAAGTACGCACCAGTGACGTGGTCAAATGGAACAACTTGAACACGTCAAAATACCTTAAACTAGGGCAAAAGCTGAAGCTGTATGTGGATGTGACTAAAGTGACGGTTTAGCGGTTATTAGTGTAAAACTTGCCAGTAAAGGATTATGATCGGAGGCGTCACTCGTTGGCGCCTCTGCTGTTATTAACTGTAAGTCACGATAGTAAATATGATCCAATACATGCCCATTCATAAATTCTGAGCGTTGACCGCTAGGAAATACCGCTTCTTTAAAATGCGCTGTCGCCATAATTTGGCTGAGCTTTTGCATTCGCTCGTCACTCCAAGTATTAAAATCCCCACCAAAAATCACCGGACCTTGGTGTCTTTGCAGTTTATGCACCAATGCAAGCACCTGCTGTTGATACTCATCAGTCCCCACCGTAAAGTTGATTGCATGCAAATTACCTACGGCTAATTCACTGCCATCAGACAAAGGATAAGTGGCAAATAATGCAGACTTTGGCAGCTGTAGCCACGGCTCAGAATCTAGCTGAGCACAAATACGAAGCGGATACACGGGCGCTAAGTTCAGCACCCCAGCACTGACATCAAAAGTTTCAAAAGCTTTGGCTTGTTGCCCTATCCACTTAATTTGATACAGCCAACTTTTGAACTCATCAGTCAAGCTCACCTCTTGTAATAGAGCTAACTGCTTACCTTTGAGTAATTCACTCAGTACCGGCTTCCAGTTTTCTCGATTTTGTTTGTATAAGTTCCACACCAAAACATCAATCTGCCCATTATCATCCAAAGTGCGGCCATTTCGCGCAAAACTCTGGCACTCAAAGCGACTCTCTGCTTGGGTATCTTTCACGCCAT is a genomic window of Vibrio neonatus containing:
- a CDS encoding endonuclease/exonuclease/phosphatase family protein: MAAHKKIRWFLFIIAGLAIATVVVFKVLFSVPDAEHLIVTDGVKDTQAESRFECQSFARNGRTLDDNGQIDVLVWNLYKQNRENWKPVLSELLKGKQLALLQEVSLTDEFKSWLYQIKWIGQQAKAFETFDVSAGVLNLAPVYPLRICAQLDSEPWLQLPKSALFATYPLSDGSELAVGNLHAINFTVGTDEYQQQVLALVHKLQRHQGPVIFGGDFNTWSDERMQKLSQIMATAHFKEAVFPSGQRSEFMNGHVLDHIYYRDLQLITAEAPTSDASDHNPLLASFTLITAKPSL
- a CDS encoding LysM peptidoglycan-binding domain-containing protein; protein product: MKLKYSWILALVLTGCQTPQQPTEKEVTELPPTTQQSQVEIAPPAQEKPQEVAVEPVEEVEKAPELTPQQQQDLWKRIGMQLKLPVANDEKVEYYRNWYIKHPSHLRIVSKRAEPYLHLIVEKIEQKNLPMELALLPVVESSFDAFAYSHGSAAGLWQFIPGTGKWYGLEQNYWYDGRRDVSASTDAALKYLSDLNNRFDGNWNHAIAAYNSGGGRVSSAIRKNRRLNKPTDFFSLELPQETSAYVPKLMAIADIVAHQEKYGVEIPAIENKPVLVQVDPKEQLDLGIAAQYADISVKELQSYNPAYNQWATAPDGPHQLLIPIEKKDQFLAQVEKNRGKGIKLIRYKVQAGDSLGLIAQKHKTTVKVIQTANGMSNSNIRAGHYLLIPTSTQSNSAYILSAENRLKQTQSRSRGDYKVSHTVKSGESFWTIAKQHNVSVQSLAKWNGMAPKDTLHVGQKLVVWKKGSAGAVMRTVYYNVRSGDSISSIAHRFKVRTSDVVKWNNLNTSKYLKLGQKLKLYVDVTKVTV